From the genome of Methanobacterium formicicum, one region includes:
- the hisG gene encoding ATP phosphoribosyltransferase, whose amino-acid sequence MEIRIALPSKGRISDPAVKLLSKAGIGLKDAVNRRLFSETYDDQISVMFTRASDIPEFVADGAADMGMTGLDLIEEKESHVKILEDLHFGRSKLVLAAPEESEVKTISDVKDNSIVATEFPHLTEKYFKNMNIPVKIVELSGSTEIAPFIGVSDLITDLTSTGTTLKMNHLQMVDTILESSVHLIVNPQSYQNKREKIEEIRTGVKGVLDAEGKKLVMMNVDEEVLDEVKSAMPGMTGPTVSQVLSNSGVVAVHAVVNEHEVFHVVNRLKKIGARDILVVPIERII is encoded by the coding sequence ATGGAGATAAGAATAGCCCTCCCATCCAAGGGAAGGATAAGTGACCCTGCAGTGAAACTTTTATCCAAGGCAGGGATTGGATTGAAGGATGCCGTTAATCGCCGGCTCTTTTCCGAGACCTACGATGACCAGATCAGTGTAATGTTCACTCGGGCATCAGACATACCTGAATTTGTAGCCGACGGAGCTGCCGATATGGGAATGACTGGCCTGGACCTGATAGAGGAAAAGGAGTCCCACGTCAAAATCCTGGAGGATCTCCACTTTGGAAGATCCAAACTGGTGCTGGCTGCTCCTGAAGAATCAGAGGTTAAAACAATTTCTGATGTTAAGGATAACTCTATTGTGGCCACTGAATTCCCCCACCTCACAGAAAAATACTTTAAAAACATGAATATCCCTGTTAAAATCGTGGAACTCAGCGGATCCACTGAAATAGCACCATTTATCGGAGTTTCAGACTTAATAACCGATTTAACCAGTACCGGAACCACCCTCAAAATGAACCATCTGCAGATGGTGGACACCATCCTGGAAAGCTCGGTGCACCTCATTGTCAACCCCCAAAGTTACCAGAATAAAAGGGAAAAGATCGAGGAAATCCGAACCGGGGTGAAGGGTGTTCTGGATGCCGAAGGAAAGAAACTGGTGATGATGAACGTGGACGAGGAAGTCCTGGATGAGGTTAAAAGTGCCATGCCCGGTATGACTGGCCCCACCGTATCCCAGGTCCTATCCAACAGCGGTGTGGTGGCGGTGCATGCCGTGGTCAACGAGCATGAGGTATTTCATGTGGTTAACCGTCTGAAAAAGATTGGTGCCCGGGATATTCTGGTGGTGCCCATTGAAAGGATCATCTAA
- a CDS encoding fumarylacetoacetate hydrolase family protein, whose protein sequence is MRLIRFKTGTEEKNGVVVNGGLVEIPHSLLEASQAPFDDLERKDFYSLDDVNILPPVQPSKVVCVGLNYRDHAQELNMDLPEEPILFIKPPTTVIGPDNPIIYPPQCHQLDYEAELAVVIGRETRFTSKNDARDHIAGYTILNDVTARDLQRKDGQWTRAKSFDTFCPIGPWIETDMDPSHQDISLKLNGEVKQNSNTENMIFSVEELVEFISHIMTLNQGDIIATGTPPGVGSMNVEDIVEVKIEGIGTLSNKIKGY, encoded by the coding sequence ATGAGACTCATAAGATTCAAAACCGGGACCGAGGAGAAGAACGGGGTAGTTGTAAATGGAGGGTTGGTTGAAATACCTCATTCCCTGTTGGAAGCATCCCAGGCTCCCTTTGATGATCTGGAAAGGAAGGATTTTTACTCCCTGGATGATGTGAATATCTTGCCCCCGGTTCAGCCCAGTAAAGTGGTCTGTGTGGGCTTAAATTACCGAGACCATGCCCAGGAACTGAACATGGACCTCCCCGAAGAACCTATACTCTTTATAAAACCCCCCACCACCGTAATTGGGCCGGATAACCCTATCATCTATCCTCCTCAATGCCATCAACTGGATTACGAAGCAGAACTGGCGGTGGTGATCGGGCGTGAAACCCGTTTCACCAGTAAAAATGATGCACGGGATCATATTGCTGGTTACACCATCCTGAACGATGTAACCGCACGGGACCTCCAGAGGAAAGATGGGCAGTGGACCCGTGCCAAGAGTTTCGACACCTTCTGCCCCATTGGGCCCTGGATAGAAACAGATATGGATCCTTCCCATCAGGACATATCCCTGAAACTCAACGGAGAAGTAAAACAGAACTCCAACACTGAAAACATGATATTCTCAGTGGAAGAGCTGGTAGAATTTATTTCACATATAATGACCCTTAATCAAGGAGATATTATTGCCACCGGAACCCCTCCCGGTGTGGGTTCTATGAATGTGGAGGATATAGTGGAAGTTAAAATAGAAGGCATAGGAACCCTTAGTAATAAAATTAAGGGTTACTAA
- the leuS gene encoding leucine--tRNA ligase codes for MTDIKIEDKWQKKWQKSKLFQSNPDNREKIFLTVAYPYPSGAMHVGHGRTYTVPDVYARFKRMQGYNVLFPMAWHVTGAPVIGIAKRIKRRDPWTLDIYQNVHKVPEEALNKFTDPHYIVKYFSEEYHDVMTHMGYSIDWRREFTTIDPHYQKFITWQFAKLNQKGLVRRGAHPVKYCPDDENPVGDHDLLEGEGVAINELTLIKFKMGETYLVAATFRPETLFGATNLWLNPDEEYVKIKNDGEEWIVSKKAYDNLLNQKTGLEMVGEVDAPGLIGQHVENPVTGEKHIILPASFVDPAYATGVVYSVPAHAPADYIALIDLKNDSETLEKYGIKEEVENIQPIGLITLKGFGQHPAVEMIEQMGVKSQQDPKLKEATNEMYKLEHAKGVMDEHVTGFSGLRVPEARDAIKETLLEEGKGDIMHEFAEKPVICRCGTECVVKILDNQWFLKYSDEEWTQTAQDTLSHMKTIPAEIRPNFEYYLNWLHDWACARRIGLGTPLPWDPQWLIEPLSDSTIYMSYYAIATHLKNIDPEELDEEFFDHIFLDKPTTKTNIPEGMKEEFNYWYPLDWRLSAKDLVGNHLSFHIFHHSAIYPEEKRPRGVVVFGMGLLEGNKMSSSKGNIILLEDAIKIHGADVVRLFLMSSAEPWQDFDWREKEVIGTKKRLEWFSGFAAMVDELHGSQIQLCDCTEAPAVDKAINAWMISQVNQRVRDATQALEGFQTRKALQEALFLFKKDIDHYLHRVDLELKSGDGREEIISVLAYVLGIWIRLMAPFTPHACEELWDRHGGEGFVSEAPWPEFNPDLINEKVHKGEEIIQGLVDDIREIKKITKSQAEKIHIYLAPEWKWEVFDIALKVGKPDVGSIMGQAIKANVHDDKKELAGFAQKIAREMTRINYVGWLDENQLLEDSQNFLSRETGAEVIIHPEPDYDPQNKARNALPYKPAIYLE; via the coding sequence GTGACAGACATAAAAATTGAGGATAAATGGCAGAAAAAATGGCAGAAATCAAAATTATTCCAATCCAACCCTGATAACCGGGAAAAAATTTTCCTGACTGTGGCTTACCCCTACCCCAGCGGAGCAATGCATGTGGGCCACGGCCGTACATACACAGTTCCTGATGTTTACGCACGTTTTAAGAGGATGCAAGGATACAACGTACTATTTCCCATGGCCTGGCATGTAACTGGAGCTCCAGTCATCGGCATAGCCAAGCGTATCAAAAGAAGAGATCCCTGGACCCTGGATATATATCAAAACGTCCATAAAGTACCTGAAGAAGCGCTTAACAAATTTACAGACCCTCATTATATTGTTAAATACTTCAGTGAAGAGTACCATGATGTAATGACTCATATGGGTTATTCCATCGACTGGAGACGTGAATTCACCACCATCGATCCCCACTACCAGAAATTCATAACCTGGCAGTTCGCCAAACTCAACCAAAAGGGGCTGGTACGAAGAGGTGCCCACCCGGTAAAGTACTGTCCCGATGATGAAAATCCCGTAGGGGACCACGACTTATTGGAAGGAGAAGGAGTAGCCATTAACGAATTAACCCTCATCAAGTTTAAAATGGGGGAAACATATTTGGTAGCGGCCACTTTCCGTCCAGAAACTCTCTTCGGAGCTACTAATCTATGGTTGAACCCGGATGAGGAGTATGTTAAGATTAAAAATGATGGTGAGGAATGGATCGTAAGTAAAAAAGCCTACGATAACCTTTTAAACCAGAAAACCGGTTTAGAGATGGTAGGGGAAGTGGATGCTCCAGGATTAATAGGGCAACATGTGGAAAACCCGGTAACTGGTGAAAAACATATTATATTGCCGGCTTCCTTCGTTGATCCGGCTTATGCTACGGGCGTGGTTTATTCAGTGCCGGCACACGCACCAGCAGATTACATTGCCTTGATAGACCTTAAAAATGATTCTGAAACCCTGGAAAAATACGGAATAAAGGAAGAAGTGGAAAATATACAACCAATAGGACTCATAACCCTTAAGGGATTTGGCCAGCACCCGGCTGTGGAGATGATTGAGCAAATGGGGGTTAAAAGCCAGCAGGACCCTAAACTCAAGGAAGCCACCAATGAAATGTACAAACTGGAGCACGCCAAGGGAGTTATGGATGAACACGTCACTGGGTTTTCTGGTTTAAGGGTACCGGAAGCCAGGGACGCCATTAAAGAAACCCTCCTGGAAGAAGGCAAAGGGGACATAATGCACGAATTCGCAGAAAAACCGGTGATCTGCCGTTGCGGTACAGAATGTGTGGTTAAAATCCTGGACAACCAGTGGTTCCTTAAGTATTCCGATGAAGAATGGACCCAGACTGCACAGGACACCCTTTCCCACATGAAAACCATCCCTGCGGAGATAAGGCCCAACTTCGAATATTACCTCAACTGGCTCCATGACTGGGCCTGCGCCCGTAGGATAGGACTGGGAACACCCCTGCCCTGGGACCCGCAGTGGTTGATAGAACCACTCAGTGACTCCACCATTTACATGAGTTACTATGCCATAGCCACTCATCTTAAGAACATAGACCCGGAGGAACTGGATGAAGAATTTTTCGACCACATATTCCTGGATAAACCAACCACCAAAACCAACATACCTGAGGGTATGAAAGAAGAATTCAACTACTGGTACCCATTAGACTGGAGGCTATCCGCCAAGGACCTGGTGGGAAACCACCTTTCATTCCACATATTCCACCATTCAGCCATATATCCCGAGGAAAAAAGACCCAGGGGAGTGGTGGTGTTTGGAATGGGACTACTGGAGGGAAACAAAATGTCCTCCTCCAAGGGGAACATCATCCTCCTGGAAGATGCCATTAAAATCCATGGAGCGGACGTGGTAAGACTGTTCCTCATGTCCTCGGCCGAACCATGGCAGGACTTTGACTGGAGAGAAAAAGAGGTTATAGGAACCAAAAAACGTTTAGAATGGTTTTCAGGCTTCGCGGCTATGGTAGACGAACTTCACGGATCCCAGATCCAACTGTGTGACTGTACCGAGGCCCCGGCAGTGGATAAGGCCATAAATGCCTGGATGATCAGCCAGGTTAACCAGCGGGTAAGAGATGCCACCCAGGCACTGGAAGGATTCCAAACCCGTAAAGCCCTTCAAGAAGCACTGTTCCTCTTCAAAAAGGATATTGACCACTACCTGCACCGGGTGGACCTTGAACTGAAGAGTGGAGATGGTCGTGAGGAAATAATCAGTGTCCTGGCCTATGTGCTGGGAATATGGATACGATTAATGGCTCCATTCACCCCTCATGCCTGTGAAGAACTATGGGACAGGCACGGGGGAGAAGGATTTGTATCCGAAGCACCATGGCCTGAATTCAATCCGGATTTAATCAATGAGAAGGTGCACAAGGGGGAAGAAATCATCCAGGGACTGGTGGATGACATCCGGGAGATAAAAAAGATAACTAAAAGTCAGGCGGAAAAAATACATATCTACCTGGCCCCAGAATGGAAATGGGAGGTCTTTGATATAGCCCTTAAGGTAGGTAAGCCCGATGTGGGAAGTATAATGGGACAGGCCATTAAAGCCAATGTCCACGATGATAAAAAGGAACTGGCAGGTTTCGCCCAGAAAATAGCCCGGGAAATGACCAGAATAAATTACGTGGGTTGGTTAGATGAAAATCAGCTCCTGGAAGATTCTCAAAACTTTTTAAGTCGTGAAACAGGTGCTGAAGTAATAATACATCCTGAACCGGATTATGATCCTCAAAATAAGGCTAGAAATGCTCTGCCTTATAAACCGGCAATTTATCTGGAATAA
- the cutA gene encoding divalent-cation tolerance protein CutA codes for MYSMVYITTSGEEESKKIARVLLEEKLVACANIISNMGSIYWWEGKLEEDVESILLVKTRSHLVDKVIDKVREIHSYQTPCALEIQIKKGSPDYLDWLDNSL; via the coding sequence ATGTATTCTATGGTTTATATCACTACTTCTGGAGAGGAAGAATCTAAAAAAATAGCCAGAGTCCTGTTAGAAGAGAAACTAGTGGCCTGTGCTAATATAATATCTAATATGGGATCTATTTACTGGTGGGAGGGAAAACTGGAGGAGGATGTTGAATCTATCCTTCTGGTGAAGACCCGATCCCATTTGGTGGATAAAGTTATAGATAAGGTTAGAGAAATCCACAGCTACCAGACACCATGTGCCCTGGAGATCCAGATCAAGAAAGGATCACCGGACTATCTGGACTGGTTAGATAACTCCCTGTAG
- a CDS encoding NAD+ synthase produces MDKNKEILPVLDVEKVSREISGFIESSLIESKVQGLVVGLSGGLDSSATVKLCAQVVNADKILGLILPSQTTNQEDVDDAVALAEEIGIKHRVIPIDPLMEPVENICRSSPDTEQYQLAGANLKARMRMLILYYHANALNRLVVGTGNRTELLVGYFTKYGDGGVDILPIGGLYKTDVQKVAEYLGLSGSILHKAPTAGLWPGQTDEEELGIKYDLLDQILYLMTEQGMGEEEVAQKLQIKLDEVVRVNSMMRAAEHKSKMPPIPKIIR; encoded by the coding sequence ATGGACAAAAATAAGGAGATCTTACCAGTTTTGGATGTGGAAAAAGTATCCCGGGAGATATCGGGTTTCATAGAAAGTTCTTTGATAGAATCTAAGGTGCAAGGACTGGTTGTAGGTCTTAGTGGCGGGTTAGATTCATCGGCCACAGTTAAACTATGTGCACAAGTGGTGAATGCTGATAAAATACTGGGATTGATCCTGCCCAGTCAGACCACCAATCAGGAAGATGTGGATGATGCCGTGGCTCTGGCCGAGGAAATTGGCATAAAACACAGGGTAATTCCCATAGATCCTCTTATGGAGCCTGTGGAAAATATTTGCCGTTCTTCTCCGGACACAGAGCAATACCAACTTGCTGGGGCAAATCTTAAGGCACGAATGAGGATGTTAATTCTTTATTACCATGCCAATGCCCTGAACCGGCTGGTTGTTGGTACTGGTAATCGCACCGAACTTTTAGTGGGTTATTTCACCAAGTATGGTGATGGTGGGGTGGACATTCTCCCCATCGGCGGCCTGTACAAAACTGATGTTCAGAAAGTTGCTGAATATCTGGGCCTCAGCGGCAGTATCTTACACAAGGCCCCTACTGCTGGTTTATGGCCCGGGCAGACTGATGAAGAAGAATTAGGGATTAAATATGACCTTCTAGACCAGATTCTGTACTTGATGACTGAGCAGGGCATGGGAGAGGAAGAAGTAGCTCAAAAACTTCAGATAAAACTGGACGAAGTGGTTAGGGTTAATTCCATGATGCGTGCTGCTGAACACAAATCAAAAATGCCTCCCATACCTAAAATAATCCGATAA
- a CDS encoding TRC40/GET3/ArsA family transport-energizing ATPase, with amino-acid sequence MAIKDLFHFNKGKTTFVFIGGKGGVGKTTVSASTALWLADQGKKTLVISTDPAHSLSDSLERHLEHDPIPIGENLWAAEIDPEVAMQDYQVKMKEQQALNPGMDMGMMEDQMEMATMSPGIDEAAAFDKFLQYMTTDEYDVVVFDTAPTGHTLRLLSFPEMMDSWVGKMIKVRRQIGSMAKAFKNIMPFMGDEEEEDKALEDMEATKKQIRAAREVMADPERTSFKMVVIPEEMSIYESERAMEALEKNNMNTDAVIVNQIQPEEADCDFCRARRQIQQKRMESIRQKFGNQVVAEIPLFREEIKGTDKLREVGKILYGES; translated from the coding sequence ATGGCAATTAAAGACCTTTTCCATTTTAATAAAGGAAAAACAACATTCGTATTTATCGGAGGGAAAGGAGGAGTGGGTAAAACTACCGTGTCCGCCTCAACCGCTTTATGGTTGGCTGATCAAGGTAAAAAAACCCTGGTAATCTCAACAGATCCTGCACACTCCCTTTCTGACTCTTTAGAAAGACACTTGGAACATGACCCCATCCCCATCGGTGAAAATCTGTGGGCAGCTGAAATTGATCCCGAAGTAGCCATGCAGGACTATCAGGTCAAAATGAAGGAACAACAGGCCCTTAACCCTGGTATGGATATGGGAATGATGGAGGACCAGATGGAAATGGCCACCATGTCCCCCGGAATTGACGAAGCAGCGGCCTTTGACAAGTTCCTACAGTACATGACCACCGATGAGTATGATGTGGTGGTTTTTGACACCGCACCAACCGGTCACACCCTGAGACTTCTCTCTTTCCCGGAAATGATGGATAGCTGGGTAGGGAAGATGATCAAGGTTAGGAGACAGATCGGAAGCATGGCCAAGGCCTTCAAGAACATCATGCCCTTCATGGGAGATGAAGAAGAAGAGGACAAAGCCCTGGAAGATATGGAAGCAACTAAAAAACAGATACGCGCTGCCAGGGAAGTTATGGCCGATCCGGAACGAACATCCTTTAAGATGGTGGTTATTCCGGAGGAAATGTCCATCTACGAATCTGAAAGAGCCATGGAAGCACTGGAAAAGAATAACATGAACACTGATGCCGTTATTGTTAACCAGATCCAGCCAGAAGAAGCAGACTGTGATTTCTGCCGTGCACGACGTCAGATTCAGCAAAAAAGGATGGAAAGTATCCGCCAGAAATTTGGTAATCAGGTGGTGGCGGAGATACCCCTGTTCCGTGAGGAAATCAAGGGTACGGATAAACTGCGTGAAGTAGGTAAAATTTTATACGGGGAGTCTTAA
- a CDS encoding TetR/AcrR family transcriptional regulator, with the protein MVSKTEQKFLDAALEIFAEKGYKGATTRLIAQKAGFSELTLFRKFKTKENLFNSVLIHNIEKVKADMTKALEANISTDEEVFLTTLITDMAGIAEKNYEFILLSSTQKDDPMREVFVEYLSKCMEKHLPGRDISYRAFGLSIYSYTFMITQTKHYEQGWFNYERALSGFIQNAFKIFSL; encoded by the coding sequence ATGGTTAGTAAAACAGAACAGAAATTTTTAGATGCCGCTCTGGAAATATTTGCTGAAAAAGGTTATAAAGGTGCTACAACTAGGCTTATAGCACAGAAAGCAGGTTTCAGTGAATTAACGTTATTTAGAAAGTTTAAAACAAAAGAAAATCTTTTTAACAGTGTTTTAATCCATAATATTGAAAAAGTTAAAGCCGACATGACTAAAGCCCTGGAAGCCAATATATCTACCGATGAAGAGGTATTTTTAACCACTTTAATTACAGATATGGCGGGGATTGCCGAAAAAAACTATGAATTCATACTGTTATCCAGTACCCAGAAAGATGACCCCATGCGGGAAGTATTTGTGGAATACCTGAGTAAATGTATGGAAAAACACCTCCCGGGAAGGGATATTAGCTACCGGGCATTCGGGCTCTCCATATATTCCTACACCTTCATGATCACCCAGACCAAACATTATGAACAGGGCTGGTTTAACTATGAACGGGCTCTCTCCGGGTTCATTCAGAATGCCTTTAAAATTTTTTCACTCTAG
- a CDS encoding zinc dependent phospholipase C family protein yields MNKNLIMLILTSLTFLAVLQPVSAWGAPNHYAIVEEVYNTLPADAQKNLDLDKMLDGADDPDYKFMDYEYHHYPDSQEKINYWLGKGREYYLNEDYNQASYCFGVATHYISDSVCPPHSGGGHSGYQHTKLELQAIFLTPHLTKTGDVNGELAVCSQMSGNSWEDWLKTGDNEDIQQCLNKAADLSYLAVNNAVS; encoded by the coding sequence ATGAATAAAAACCTGATAATGTTAATTCTCACTTCTTTAACATTTTTAGCAGTACTCCAACCAGTGTCTGCTTGGGGAGCACCCAACCATTATGCTATAGTTGAAGAAGTTTATAACACCCTTCCCGCAGATGCACAGAAGAATTTAGACCTGGATAAAATGCTTGACGGGGCGGATGACCCTGATTACAAGTTCATGGACTATGAGTATCATCATTACCCTGATAGTCAGGAAAAAATAAATTATTGGCTTGGAAAAGGCAGGGAGTATTATCTAAATGAGGATTACAATCAGGCCAGCTACTGTTTTGGGGTGGCAACCCATTACATTTCTGATAGTGTGTGCCCGCCCCACTCGGGAGGGGGACACTCCGGTTACCAGCACACCAAATTGGAGTTACAGGCCATATTTTTAACACCCCACCTCACAAAAACCGGTGATGTGAATGGTGAATTGGCAGTGTGCAGTCAGATGAGTGGGAATTCATGGGAGGACTGGTTAAAAACTGGTGATAATGAAGATATACAGCAATGCTTGAATAAAGCCGCTGATTTATCTTATCTGGCAGTGAATAATGCTGTTTCATGA
- a CDS encoding cupin domain-containing protein — translation MLIKSLNKCNYTQVVDKTVLCELLHPKNQNIEMGCSIAHAIIEPGKASLPHKLNKSVEIYYMLEGEGEMHIDSESALVKPGDAIYIPPGSSQWIENHGDDPLKFLCVVTPPWQENDEEICD, via the coding sequence ATGTTAATAAAATCCCTTAATAAATGTAATTACACCCAGGTAGTGGATAAAACCGTGCTGTGTGAGCTTCTGCATCCTAAAAATCAAAATATTGAAATGGGTTGCAGCATTGCCCATGCCATCATAGAACCAGGTAAAGCCTCCTTACCCCACAAACTGAATAAATCGGTGGAAATTTATTATATGCTGGAGGGGGAAGGCGAAATGCACATTGATAGTGAATCCGCCTTAGTTAAACCGGGTGACGCTATTTACATCCCTCCAGGATCGTCTCAGTGGATTGAGAACCACGGTGATGATCCTTTGAAGTTTCTGTGCGTGGTAACTCCACCCTGGCAGGAAAATGACGAAGAAATATGTGATTAA
- the cbiE gene encoding precorrin-6y C5,15-methyltransferase (decarboxylating) subunit CbiE, which produces MSKLYLVGIGPGSSDYLTKAAIECANSVDVLVGSQRALDLFPGFAGETLVLRARNMDEMMKKSISLVDEGRNVAILSTGDPGFSGVLKPILKLREDLDLEVIPGISSLQLAAARLQLPWDEINLLTLHGKGNSQVILDYVDNGKPTMVLPDFRVEKLAQFLIDEGTNPERKVSVCERLSYPDERIVTGNLREIAYMEFSYLCVMVVY; this is translated from the coding sequence ATGTCAAAACTTTATTTGGTGGGAATAGGGCCAGGATCCAGTGATTACTTAACCAAGGCAGCCATAGAATGCGCAAACTCTGTTGATGTGCTGGTGGGGAGTCAAAGGGCCCTGGATTTGTTCCCGGGATTTGCAGGGGAAACACTGGTACTCCGGGCACGGAATATGGATGAAATGATGAAAAAATCAATTTCCCTGGTGGATGAAGGTAGAAACGTAGCCATCCTTTCCACCGGAGACCCGGGATTCTCGGGAGTTCTAAAACCCATACTGAAACTACGGGAAGACCTGGATCTGGAGGTAATTCCCGGTATCAGTTCGCTGCAACTGGCCGCGGCCCGGCTCCAGTTACCATGGGATGAGATAAACCTGCTCACCCTCCACGGTAAGGGAAACTCACAGGTAATATTGGATTATGTGGATAATGGAAAGCCAACCATGGTTTTACCTGATTTTAGGGTGGAGAAACTGGCACAGTTTTTAATTGATGAAGGAACAAACCCTGAAAGGAAGGTTTCAGTGTGTGAACGTCTCAGTTATCCTGATGAAAGAATAGTTACTGGAAATCTAAGAGAAATAGCATATATGGAGTTCAGTTACCTCTGCGTGATGGTGGTTTACTAG
- a CDS encoding redox-regulated ATPase YchF → MLQIAVTGKPNVGKSSFFNAATLSEAEVASYPFTTIDVNKAVTHVVKPCPCQELEVECNPRNSQCLEGQRLIPVELLDVAGLVPGAHEGRGLGNKFLDDLRQARVFIHVIDASGSTDEEGRPCEAGNHDPMEDVDFLQHEITMWLFGILHKNWNRLVRKALSEKLDIAKVIAEQLSGAGIMAEDVLEAKRAITKEYKDWEDEDMILLLDNLLKIAKPMMIVANKADLPHAEENIQRLKEKYDNVVPASAEAELALSRAAEAGLIKYTSGEDDFEILQADKLSPQQLKALEYIRENVLQKYGGTGVQEALNQAIFNLLDMIVVYPVEDEHKLSDQNGNVLPDALLIPRGSKPRDMAFLIHTDIGEGFMHAIDARSCRRVSSDHELQDGDIISIITR, encoded by the coding sequence ATGCTCCAGATTGCAGTTACCGGAAAGCCCAACGTGGGCAAATCATCTTTTTTCAACGCAGCCACCTTATCAGAGGCCGAAGTAGCCAGTTACCCATTTACCACCATCGATGTCAACAAAGCAGTGACCCACGTGGTTAAACCATGTCCCTGCCAGGAACTGGAGGTGGAATGTAACCCAAGAAACTCCCAGTGCCTAGAAGGCCAGCGCCTAATACCAGTGGAGTTGTTAGATGTGGCCGGACTGGTACCCGGAGCCCATGAAGGCCGGGGATTGGGTAACAAATTTCTGGATGACCTGCGCCAGGCCAGAGTGTTCATCCATGTCATTGATGCCTCGGGATCCACTGATGAAGAGGGCCGGCCCTGTGAGGCAGGTAACCATGACCCCATGGAGGATGTGGATTTCCTGCAGCACGAGATAACCATGTGGCTCTTTGGAATACTCCATAAAAACTGGAACCGCCTGGTGAGAAAGGCCCTGTCAGAGAAACTGGACATTGCCAAAGTAATAGCTGAACAGCTCAGTGGTGCCGGTATCATGGCGGAAGATGTGCTGGAAGCTAAAAGGGCAATCACTAAGGAGTATAAGGACTGGGAAGATGAAGATATGATCCTTCTCCTGGACAATCTCCTTAAAATCGCCAAACCCATGATGATCGTGGCCAACAAGGCCGATCTTCCCCACGCCGAGGAGAACATCCAGAGACTTAAAGAAAAATATGATAACGTGGTGCCCGCATCAGCCGAGGCAGAACTGGCCCTGAGCAGAGCGGCAGAAGCAGGATTAATCAAATACACCTCGGGAGAAGATGACTTTGAAATATTGCAGGCAGATAAGCTGAGTCCGCAGCAGTTAAAGGCCCTGGAGTACATTCGGGAAAATGTTCTCCAGAAATACGGGGGCACTGGAGTCCAGGAAGCCCTTAACCAGGCCATTTTCAACCTTCTGGATATGATCGTGGTTTACCCGGTAGAAGATGAACACAAACTCTCTGATCAGAATGGAAACGTACTACCTGATGCACTGCTCATACCTCGTGGTTCTAAACCAAGGGATATGGCATTCCTAATTCACACCGATATTGGTGAGGGTTTCATGCACGCCATTGACGCCCGGAGCTGCCGTAGGGTGTCCAGTGACCATGAACTCCAGGATGGGGATATAATTAGTATAATTACACGCTAG